The proteins below are encoded in one region of Triticum aestivum cultivar Chinese Spring chromosome 1B, IWGSC CS RefSeq v2.1, whole genome shotgun sequence:
- the LOC123138361 gene encoding protein translation factor SUI1 homolog codes for MSDLDVTLPSAFDPFAEANAEDAGAGPGAKDYVHVRIQQRNGRKSLTTVQGLKKEFSYNKILKDLKKEFCCNGTVVQDPELGQVIQLQGDQRKNVATFLVQAGIAKKELIKIHGF; via the exons ATGTCTGATCTCGACGTTACTCTGCCATCTGCCTTCG ATCCTTTTGCTGAGGCAAATGCTGAGGATGCTGGTGCAGGCCCCGGCGCAAAAGATTATGTGCATGTGCGCATCCAGCAGCGCAACGGCAGGAAGAGTCTGACCACTGTCCAGGGCCTGAAGAAGGAGTTCAGCTACAACAAGATCCTCAAGGATCTCAAGAAGGAATTCTGCTGCAATGGCACAGTAGTCCAGGATCCGGAGCTAGGCCAG GTCATTCAGCTTCAGGGTGATCAGCGTAAGAATGTTGCTACTTTCCTAGTCCAG GCTGGGATTgcgaagaaggagctcatcaagatCCACGGCTTCTAA
- the LOC123138370 gene encoding uncharacterized protein, with protein sequence MARSRRPRTPQAKSPPPRSREPAAASPGPAASRPRPRRRLRVQSPSLAASARRVAAAPPATPPLRWPGDAVARVGAGAVSVRKIAAALWRVHPPQAPPREVPEEPRRRPEPNPKPLHTPDRCNYYKAVLEGRSGRKPLGNGSIHEVGAYSPSPRIEMEVATKWDRRCLNTSRDADCDSFDRYPVSADAEISALRAELMQAHNRIHELEAESRSAKKKLDHMLRSLSEEKASWKSREHDKVRDIFDGVKESLNRERKNRQRAEIMNSKLATEVSELKLVAKRYLQDYEKERKARELMEEVCDELAKEIAEDKAEVEALKSESMKMRDELEEERKMLQMAEVWREERVQMKLVDAKLTLDSKYSQLSDLQSEVEAFLSSHGGNTADKRDAERLREAICSMKFHDIKEFSYKPPPASEDIFAVFEELRQREDTDEKEIGQCNGDIPIGHATKIHTVSPETDIFLEKPSKRYPHQPCARNEDEDDSGWETVSHVDEHGSSNSPGGSEPSVNGFCGGNGASVSGTDCDDNSENCRSISGISEVCSTTAEKYRKRGPSFARLWRSSNNDNGRKKTGSELLNGMLSSGRNSALSPTLKGSEVCTVSPSVGEWSPELVNPHVVRAMKGRIEWPQGAKKQSLKSKPLDSRFDGRKVQLRQALKQKI encoded by the exons ATGGCGCGCTCCCGCCGCCCCCGCACGCCGCAGGCCAAGTCCCCGCCTCCCAGATCGAGGGAGCCGGCCGCGGCGTCCCCGGGCCCCGCGGcctcccgcccccgcccccgccgccggctgCGCGTGCAGAGCCCCTCCCTGGCGGCGTCCGCGCGCCGCGTGGCGGCCGCGCCGCCCGCCACCCCGCCGCTTCGCTGGCCCGGGGACGCCGTCGCGCGTGTCGGCGCGGGGGCCGTCTCCGTGAGGAAGATCGCCGCGGCGCTCTGGCGGGTCCACCCGCCGCAGGCGCCGCCGAGGGAGGTCCCCGAGGAACCGCGGCGACGGCCCGAG CCTAACCCGAAGCCTCTGCATACACCGGATCGGTGCAATTACTACAAAGCTGTCCTGGAAGGCAGGTCAGGAAGAAAGCCTCTTGGCAACGGCAGCATTCATGAG GTGGGAGCTTACTCTCCATCACCTCGAATCGAAATGGAGGTGGCAACCAAGTGGGACCGTCGTTGCTTGAACACGTCGAGGGATGCTGACTGTGATTCCTTTGATCGTTATCCAGTGAGTGCTGATGCAGAAATCTCTGCACTAAGAGCAGAGCTTATGCAGGCTCACAACAGGATTCATGAGCTTGAAGCTGAGAGTCGGTCTGCAAAGAAGAAGCTTGATCACATGTTAAGGAGCCTTTCTGAGGAAAAGGCTTCCTGGAAGAGCAGGGAGCATGACAAGGTTCGAGACATCTTTGATGGTGTTAAAGAGAGTCTGAACCGGGAGAGGAAGAACCGCCAAAGGGCAGAAATTATGAATTCCAAGTTGGCCACTGAGGTATCCGAGTTGAAGTTGGTGGCAAAGCGATACTTGCAAGATTATGAAAAGGAGAGGAAGGCCAGGGAGCTTATGGAGGAGGTGTGTGATGAATTAGCAAAGGAGATTGCGGAAGACAAAGCTGAGGTTGAGGCTCTGAAGAGTGAATCTATGAAGATGAGAGATGAGCTGGAGGAAGAAAGGAAGATGCTGCAGATGGCGGAGGTTTGGCGCGAAGAGAGGGTTCAGATGAAGCTCGTTGATGCAAAGCTGACACTGGACAGCAAGTATTCACAGCTGAGCGACCTTCAGTCTGAGGTTGAGGCTTTCCTCAGTTCCCACGGAGGCAATACTGCAGATAAAAGAGATGCAGAAAGGCTAAGGGAAGCAATTTGCTCGATGAAGTTTCATGATATTAAGGAGTTCTCTTATAAACCGCCACCTGCTTCAGAGGACATTTTTGCTGTATTTGAGGAGCTCAGACAGAGGGAAGACACTGACGAGAAGGAGATTGGGCAGTGTAATGGAGATATCCCCATAGGTCATGCAACAAAGATCCACACAGTTAGTCCTGAAACTGACATCTTCCTGGAAAAACCATCAAAGAGGTATCCCCATCAACCCTGTGCCagaaatgaagatgaagatgacagtGGATGGGAGACTGTCAGCCATGTTGATGAGCACGGCTCGAGCAACTCACCAGGTGGGAGTGAACCATCAGTGAACGGCTTCTGTGGAGGAAACGGCGCATCGGTGAGTGGAACAGACTGCGACGACAATTCTGAAAACTGCAGGTCCATTAGCGGTATCAGCGAAGTATGTTCGACCACAGCAGAGAAGTACCGGAAGAGAGGGCCTTCTTTCGCCAGGCTCTGGAGATCGTCAAACAACGACAATGGTCGCAAGAAAACTGGATCAGAGTTACTGAACGGGATGCTCTCCAGTGGCAGAAACTCCGCCCTTTCGCCCACTCTGAAGGGCAGCGAGGTGTGCACGGTTTCGCCGAGCGTGGGCGAGTGGAGCCCGGAGCTGGTGAACCCTCACGTGGTGCGCGCGATGAAAGGTCGCATCGAATGGCCCCAGGGCGCGAAGAAGCAGAGCCTGAAGTCCAAGCCTCTGGATTCGAGATTCGACGGCCGCAAGGTCCAGCTGCGCCAAGCGTTGAAGCAGAAGATATAG